A window of Hippoglossus stenolepis isolate QCI-W04-F060 chromosome 18, HSTE1.2, whole genome shotgun sequence contains these coding sequences:
- the slc30a5 gene encoding zinc transporter 5 isoform X2 encodes MEDKYSSNVLSGGKLGMVEVPNSRLTRYIVLLVVSKVLKALGIFESYDILKVVHIVQFIFILKLGSAVILLFFQKPFSSGKVISKRQWIKLLKHAVFSCVVSLLGFFGLTLCGPLRALLLFEHSDVVVIALLAVLFTSSGGGPSKTRGAALFIIAVICLFLFDNDDLMAKMAEHPEGHHDSALTHFLYTAIAFLGVADHKGGVVLLVASLCLKVGFHTFSRKLSVELGGAKRLYALDNLVSAMVLLPWVIVLSVTTESKVDSWSSLILPFGMIIFSVMTLEFYVEAVCSAKMETPRCARYGTIALFLSALLLANFWTHPLTDQLRSMSKPPQQVSTEHVLSGGVLVSAIFFIMSTSILSSPSKKGQRGTLVGYSPEGTPLYNFMGDALQHTSQSLPRFIKDSLKQILEEYDSRQIFYFLCLNLAFTFVELFYGVWTNSLGLISDGFHMLFDCSALVLGLFAALMTRWKATRIFSYGYGRVEILSGFINGLFLMVIAFFVFMESVSRLLDPPNINTDMLTPVSVGGLLVNLVGICAFSHAHSHGGKTCSSNDHGNSHHGHSHSEHSHGSHGHSHGSHGHSHGGHGHSHGGHSGHGHGGHGNSHGSGGGGGGGGGMNANMRGVYLHVLADTLGSVGVIISTILIRQFGWLIADPICSLFIATLIFLSVIPLIKDACEVLLLRSPPENEKDLNIALEKLEKIEGVLSYRDAHFWRHSANVVAGTIHLQIMADVVEQRIVQQVTAILKDAGVNNLSVQVEKEAYFQHMSGLSTGFHEVLAMTQQMESMKYLQDGTCIM; translated from the exons atggaagataaatacaGCAGCAACGTGCTCTCGGGGGGGAAGCTGGGGATGGTCGAGGTGCCCAACTCCAG GTTAACCAGGTACATTGTTCTACTGGTCGTCTCCAAGGTCCTCAAGGCTCTTGGGATCTTTGAGTCGTACGATATCCTAAAAGTTGTTCACATCGTCCAGTTCATCTTCATACTGAAACTAGG GAGCGCTGttattctgcttttctttcaaaAGCCTTTCTCCTCTGGTAAAGTCATCTCCAAAAGACAG TGGATAAAGTTACTGAAACATGCTGTTTTCAGCTGTGTCGTCTCTCTGCTGGGATTCTTTGGTCTGACTCTCTGTGGACCTCTCAG GGCGCTGTTGCTTTTTGAGCATAGTGACGTGGTGGTCATTGCTCTTCTGGCCGTCCTGTTCACCAGCTCGGGGGGGGGACCCTCTAAG ACCAGAGGTGCTGCCCTCTTCATCATCGCAGTGAtctgcctcttcctctttgACAACGATGATCTCATGGCAAAGATGGCTGAGCACC CTGAGGGACATCACGACAGCGCTCTCACTCATTTCCTCTACACCGCCATTGCGTTTTTAGGCGTTGCAGATCACAAA GGTGGAGTTGTGCTGCTGGTGGCCTCCCTGTGTCTGAAGGTGGGCTTTCACACATTCTCCAGGAAGTTATCAGTAGAATTAGGTGGAGCCAAACGCCTCTACGCCCTCGACAACCTGGTTTCTGCCATGGTTCTGCTGCCCTGGGTCATCGTGCTCTCAGTGACCACAGAA AGTAAAGTAGATTCGTGGTCGTCCCTCATCCTTCCTTTCGGGATGATCATCTTCTCTGTGATGACCCTGGAGTTCTACGTCGAGGCCGTCTGCAGCGCAAAGATGGAGACGCCCAGATGTGCCCGCTACGGCACCATCGCCCTCTTCCTCAGCGCCCTGCTGCTCGCCAACTTCTGGACCCACCCACTGACGGACCAGCTGCGCTCCATGAGCAAACCGCCGCAGCAGGTCAGCACGGAGCACGTGCTCTCCGGGGGAGTGTTGGTCAGCgccatcttcttcatcatgt CGACCAGCATTCTCTCGTCTCCTTCAAAGAAAGGTCAGAGGGGCACCCTGGTGGGTTACTCGCCTGAAGGGACCCCTCTGTACAACTTCATGGGCGACGCCCTGCAGCACACGTCGCAGTCCCTCCCACGGTTCATCAAAGACTCACTGAAACAGATCCTGGAGGAATACGACTCCAGACAGATCTTCTACTTCCTCTGTCTCAACCTG GCTTTCACCTTTGTGGAGCTGTTTTATGGTGTTTGGACCAACAGTCTGGGGCTGATCTCTGACGGCTTCCACATGCTGTTCGACTGCTCCGCTCTGGTCCTGGGTCTGTTTGCTGCCCTCATGACTCGCTGGAAAGCCACCAGGATTTTCTCTTACGG GTATGGTCGTGTTGAAATACTTTCTGGATTCATCAACGGCCTGTTCCTGATGGTCATCGCTTTCTTTGTGTTCATGGAGTCAGTCAGTCGTTTGTTGGATCCTCCCAACATCAACACAGACATGCTGACG CCGGTGTCAGTCGGGGGGCTACTGGTCAACCTGGTGGGTATCTGCGCGTTCAGTCACGCTCACAGCCACGGCGGCAAAACCTGCTCATCGAATGACCACGGCAACTCGCACCATGGCCACTCCCACAGCGAGCACAGCCATGGAAGTCACGGCCACTCCCACGGAAGTCACGGCCACTCCCACGGAGGTCACGGCCACTCCCACGGAGGGCACAGTGGACACGGCCATGGCGGACATGGGAACTCCCATGGCTCGGGGGGcgggggcggcggcggcggaggcaTGAACGCCAACATGAGAG GAGTTTACCTTCACGTCCTCGCTGACACTCTGGGCAGCGTTGGTGTGATCATCTCCACCATCCTCATCCGCCAGTTCGGCTGGCTGATCGCCGACCCCATTTGCTCGCTCTTCATCGCCACGCTCATTTTCCTCAGCGTCATCCCTCTGATCAAGGACGCCTGCGAGGTTCTTCTTTTACGCTCTCCCCCGGAGAACGAGAAGGACCTGAACATTGCGCTGGAGAAG CTGGAGAAGATCGAAGGAGTTCTGTCGTACAGAGACGCTCATTTCTGGAGACACTCGGCCAACGTCGTCGCAGGAACCATCCACCTCCAGATCATGGCCGATGTGGTCGAGCAGAGAATCGTGCAGCAG GTGACGGCCATTCTGAAAGACGCCGGAGTGAATAACCTGTCGGtgcaggtggagaaggaggcGTACTTTCAGCACATGTCCGGACTCAGCACCGGATTTCACGAAGTTCTGGCCATGACGCAGCAGATGGAGTCCATGAAATACCTGCAAGACGGGACGTGCATCATGTGA
- the slc30a5 gene encoding zinc transporter 5 isoform X1, translating into MEDKYSSNVLSGGKLGMVEVPNSRLTRYIVLLVVSKVLKALGIFESYDILKVVHIVQFIFILKLGSAVILLFFQKPFSSGKVISKRQWIKLLKHAVFSCVVSLLGFFGLTLCGPLRALLLFEHSDVVVIALLAVLFTSSGGGPSKTRGAALFIIAVICLFLFDNDDLMAKMAEHPEGHHDSALTHFLYTAIAFLGVADHKGGVVLLVASLCLKVGFHTFSRKLSVELGGAKRLYALDNLVSAMVLLPWVIVLSVTTESKVDSWSSLILPFGMIIFSVMTLEFYVEAVCSAKMETPRCARYGTIALFLSALLLANFWTHPLTDQLRSMSKPPQQVSTEHVLSGGVLVSAIFFIMSTSILSSPSKKGQRGTLVGYSPEGTPLYNFMGDALQHTSQSLPRFIKDSLKQILEEYDSRQIFYFLCLNLAFTFVELFYGVWTNSLGLISDGFHMLFDCSALVLGLFAALMTRWKATRIFSYGYGRVEILSGFINGLFLMVIAFFVFMESVSRLLDPPNINTDMLTPVSVGGLLVNLVGICAFSHAHSHGGKTCSSNDHGNSHHGHSHSEHSHGSHGHSHGSHGHSHGGHGHSHGGHSGHGHGGHGNSHGSGGGGGGGGGMNANMRGVCYTETNPKERKRCQILVLMFFFFYLIPGVYLHVLADTLGSVGVIISTILIRQFGWLIADPICSLFIATLIFLSVIPLIKDACEVLLLRSPPENEKDLNIALEKLEKIEGVLSYRDAHFWRHSANVVAGTIHLQIMADVVEQRIVQQVTAILKDAGVNNLSVQVEKEAYFQHMSGLSTGFHEVLAMTQQMESMKYLQDGTCIM; encoded by the exons atggaagataaatacaGCAGCAACGTGCTCTCGGGGGGGAAGCTGGGGATGGTCGAGGTGCCCAACTCCAG GTTAACCAGGTACATTGTTCTACTGGTCGTCTCCAAGGTCCTCAAGGCTCTTGGGATCTTTGAGTCGTACGATATCCTAAAAGTTGTTCACATCGTCCAGTTCATCTTCATACTGAAACTAGG GAGCGCTGttattctgcttttctttcaaaAGCCTTTCTCCTCTGGTAAAGTCATCTCCAAAAGACAG TGGATAAAGTTACTGAAACATGCTGTTTTCAGCTGTGTCGTCTCTCTGCTGGGATTCTTTGGTCTGACTCTCTGTGGACCTCTCAG GGCGCTGTTGCTTTTTGAGCATAGTGACGTGGTGGTCATTGCTCTTCTGGCCGTCCTGTTCACCAGCTCGGGGGGGGGACCCTCTAAG ACCAGAGGTGCTGCCCTCTTCATCATCGCAGTGAtctgcctcttcctctttgACAACGATGATCTCATGGCAAAGATGGCTGAGCACC CTGAGGGACATCACGACAGCGCTCTCACTCATTTCCTCTACACCGCCATTGCGTTTTTAGGCGTTGCAGATCACAAA GGTGGAGTTGTGCTGCTGGTGGCCTCCCTGTGTCTGAAGGTGGGCTTTCACACATTCTCCAGGAAGTTATCAGTAGAATTAGGTGGAGCCAAACGCCTCTACGCCCTCGACAACCTGGTTTCTGCCATGGTTCTGCTGCCCTGGGTCATCGTGCTCTCAGTGACCACAGAA AGTAAAGTAGATTCGTGGTCGTCCCTCATCCTTCCTTTCGGGATGATCATCTTCTCTGTGATGACCCTGGAGTTCTACGTCGAGGCCGTCTGCAGCGCAAAGATGGAGACGCCCAGATGTGCCCGCTACGGCACCATCGCCCTCTTCCTCAGCGCCCTGCTGCTCGCCAACTTCTGGACCCACCCACTGACGGACCAGCTGCGCTCCATGAGCAAACCGCCGCAGCAGGTCAGCACGGAGCACGTGCTCTCCGGGGGAGTGTTGGTCAGCgccatcttcttcatcatgt CGACCAGCATTCTCTCGTCTCCTTCAAAGAAAGGTCAGAGGGGCACCCTGGTGGGTTACTCGCCTGAAGGGACCCCTCTGTACAACTTCATGGGCGACGCCCTGCAGCACACGTCGCAGTCCCTCCCACGGTTCATCAAAGACTCACTGAAACAGATCCTGGAGGAATACGACTCCAGACAGATCTTCTACTTCCTCTGTCTCAACCTG GCTTTCACCTTTGTGGAGCTGTTTTATGGTGTTTGGACCAACAGTCTGGGGCTGATCTCTGACGGCTTCCACATGCTGTTCGACTGCTCCGCTCTGGTCCTGGGTCTGTTTGCTGCCCTCATGACTCGCTGGAAAGCCACCAGGATTTTCTCTTACGG GTATGGTCGTGTTGAAATACTTTCTGGATTCATCAACGGCCTGTTCCTGATGGTCATCGCTTTCTTTGTGTTCATGGAGTCAGTCAGTCGTTTGTTGGATCCTCCCAACATCAACACAGACATGCTGACG CCGGTGTCAGTCGGGGGGCTACTGGTCAACCTGGTGGGTATCTGCGCGTTCAGTCACGCTCACAGCCACGGCGGCAAAACCTGCTCATCGAATGACCACGGCAACTCGCACCATGGCCACTCCCACAGCGAGCACAGCCATGGAAGTCACGGCCACTCCCACGGAAGTCACGGCCACTCCCACGGAGGTCACGGCCACTCCCACGGAGGGCACAGTGGACACGGCCATGGCGGACATGGGAACTCCCATGGCTCGGGGGGcgggggcggcggcggcggaggcaTGAACGCCAACATGAGAGGTGTGtgttacacagaaacaaacccAAAAGAAAGGAAGCGTTGCCAGATTTTAgttctcatgtttttttttttttatttgattccaGGAGTTTACCTTCACGTCCTCGCTGACACTCTGGGCAGCGTTGGTGTGATCATCTCCACCATCCTCATCCGCCAGTTCGGCTGGCTGATCGCCGACCCCATTTGCTCGCTCTTCATCGCCACGCTCATTTTCCTCAGCGTCATCCCTCTGATCAAGGACGCCTGCGAGGTTCTTCTTTTACGCTCTCCCCCGGAGAACGAGAAGGACCTGAACATTGCGCTGGAGAAG CTGGAGAAGATCGAAGGAGTTCTGTCGTACAGAGACGCTCATTTCTGGAGACACTCGGCCAACGTCGTCGCAGGAACCATCCACCTCCAGATCATGGCCGATGTGGTCGAGCAGAGAATCGTGCAGCAG GTGACGGCCATTCTGAAAGACGCCGGAGTGAATAACCTGTCGGtgcaggtggagaaggaggcGTACTTTCAGCACATGTCCGGACTCAGCACCGGATTTCACGAAGTTCTGGCCATGACGCAGCAGATGGAGTCCATGAAATACCTGCAAGACGGGACGTGCATCATGTGA